A window of Eriocheir sinensis breed Jianghai 21 chromosome 63, ASM2467909v1, whole genome shotgun sequence contains these coding sequences:
- the LOC126986993 gene encoding tryptophan--tRNA ligase, cytoplasmic-like isoform X1 encodes MPLTDTETGALDQHFLTFSYVSGYIASQSDAALYRLFEGAPPPHQLCHLHRWYTHIHSFGPERSKLPGTCTDNLTFQVNDKKITIMVNNSVETEGQGEAGQPEQPPPPPPEEDIVTPHTVLASSNKGIDYDKLVDRFGSSRIDQPLLERFEKLTGQKPHRFLRRNIFFSHRDMHRILDAVEKGKKFYLYTGRGPSSSAMHVGHLIPFIMTKWLQDVFDVPLVIQLTDDEKYLWQKDATKKDNSLEHYHSLAIENAKDIVALGFDVNKTFIFSDLDFVGGDFYTNVLKVQKHVTFNQVKGIFGFDESSSIGMIMFPAIQAAPSFSSSFPLIFGGKKDVPCLIPCAIDQDPYFRMTRDVAPRIGLQKPALLHSTFFPALHGASSKMSASDMTSSIYLTDTANQIKKKINKYAFSGGKDTVEEHREKGGDCEVDVSYMYLTFFMEDDDKLEEIRQQYSSGQMLTGELKAELIKVLQKIMAEFQEKRKQVTDETVKQFMAPRKLNF; translated from the exons ATGCCCCTTACTGACACCGAGACAGGAGCTTTAGACCAACACTTTCTGACCTTCAGCTACGTCAGCGGCTACATAGCGAGTCAGAGCGACGCAGCACTCTACAGACTCTTTGAGGGTGCCCCACCCCCGCACCAGCTGTGCCACCTCCACCGctggtacacacacatacacagctttGGCCCAGAGCGCTCCAAGCTTCCGGGCACCTGTACAGACAATCTTACCTTCCAAGTTAATGACAAGAAG ATAACCATCATGGTGAATAACAGTGTAGAGACAGAGGGGCAGGGCGAGGCTGGGCAACCGGAacagccaccgccgccgccaccagaaGAGGACATTGTCACCCCACACACCGTCTTGGCCTCCAGCAACAAGGGGATCGACTATGACAAGCTGGTCG acAGGTTTGGGTCGTCACGCATCGACCAGCCACTCCTGGAGAGATTTGAGAAACTCACCGGCCAGAAGCCTCACCGCTTCCTCCGCCGAAACATATTCTTCTCACACCGGGACATGCACAG GATACTGGATGCTGTGGAGAAAGGCAAGAAGTTTTACCTGTACACTGGGCGGGGACCTTCTTCCAGCGCCATGCACGTGGGCCACCTCATCCCCTTCATCATGACCAA GTGGCTGCAGGACGTGTTTGATGTGCCTTTGGTGATCCAGCTGACAGACGACGAGAAGTACCTGTGGCAGAAGGATGCGACCAAGAAGGACAACTCCCTGGAGCACTACCACAGCCTGGCCATCGAGAACGCCAAGGACATCGTCGCCCTCGGGTTTGACGTCAACAAGACCTTCATCTTCAGCGACCTGGACTTTGTTGGAGGAGACTTTTATAC AAATGTTCTGAAGGTGCAGAAGCATGTCACCTTCAACCAAGTGAAGGGAATCTTTGGGTTTGATGAGTCCAGCAGTATTGGAATGATCATGTTCCCTGCCATCCAGGCCGCCCCAAGCTTCTCCTCCAGCTTCCCCCTCATCTTTGGGGGTAAGAAGGATGTGCCCTGCCTCATCCCCTGTGCTATTGACCAG GATCCCTATTTCCGCATGACCCGTGATGTGGCTCCAAGAATCGGGTTGCAAAAGCCAGCCCTTCTGCACTCCACCTTCTTCCCTGCCCTCCATGGAGCCAGCAGTAAAATGAGTGCCTCAGACATGACCTCCTCCATATACCTCACTGATACAGCCAACCAGATCAAGAAAAAG ATCAACAAGTATGCCTTCTCTGGAGGCAAGGACACTGTAGAGGAGCATCGGGAGAAAGGCGGAGACTGTGAGGTGGACGTCTCCTACATGTACCTCACTTTCTTCATGGAGGATGACGACAAGCTGGAGGAGATCCGACAGCAGTATTCCTCAGGCCAGATGCTCACAGGAGAACTGAAGGCTGAGCTGATTAAG GTTTTGCAGAAAATCATGGCCGAGTTCcaggagaagaggaagcaggTCACCGATGAAACTGTCAAACAATTCATGGCACCTCGCAAACTCAACTTTTAA
- the LOC126986993 gene encoding tryptophan--tRNA ligase, cytoplasmic-like isoform X2, which produces MVNNSVETEGQGEAGQPEQPPPPPPEEDIVTPHTVLASSNKGIDYDKLVDRFGSSRIDQPLLERFEKLTGQKPHRFLRRNIFFSHRDMHRILDAVEKGKKFYLYTGRGPSSSAMHVGHLIPFIMTKWLQDVFDVPLVIQLTDDEKYLWQKDATKKDNSLEHYHSLAIENAKDIVALGFDVNKTFIFSDLDFVGGDFYTNVLKVQKHVTFNQVKGIFGFDESSSIGMIMFPAIQAAPSFSSSFPLIFGGKKDVPCLIPCAIDQDPYFRMTRDVAPRIGLQKPALLHSTFFPALHGASSKMSASDMTSSIYLTDTANQIKKKINKYAFSGGKDTVEEHREKGGDCEVDVSYMYLTFFMEDDDKLEEIRQQYSSGQMLTGELKAELIKVLQKIMAEFQEKRKQVTDETVKQFMAPRKLNF; this is translated from the exons ATGGTGAATAACAGTGTAGAGACAGAGGGGCAGGGCGAGGCTGGGCAACCGGAacagccaccgccgccgccaccagaaGAGGACATTGTCACCCCACACACCGTCTTGGCCTCCAGCAACAAGGGGATCGACTATGACAAGCTGGTCG acAGGTTTGGGTCGTCACGCATCGACCAGCCACTCCTGGAGAGATTTGAGAAACTCACCGGCCAGAAGCCTCACCGCTTCCTCCGCCGAAACATATTCTTCTCACACCGGGACATGCACAG GATACTGGATGCTGTGGAGAAAGGCAAGAAGTTTTACCTGTACACTGGGCGGGGACCTTCTTCCAGCGCCATGCACGTGGGCCACCTCATCCCCTTCATCATGACCAA GTGGCTGCAGGACGTGTTTGATGTGCCTTTGGTGATCCAGCTGACAGACGACGAGAAGTACCTGTGGCAGAAGGATGCGACCAAGAAGGACAACTCCCTGGAGCACTACCACAGCCTGGCCATCGAGAACGCCAAGGACATCGTCGCCCTCGGGTTTGACGTCAACAAGACCTTCATCTTCAGCGACCTGGACTTTGTTGGAGGAGACTTTTATAC AAATGTTCTGAAGGTGCAGAAGCATGTCACCTTCAACCAAGTGAAGGGAATCTTTGGGTTTGATGAGTCCAGCAGTATTGGAATGATCATGTTCCCTGCCATCCAGGCCGCCCCAAGCTTCTCCTCCAGCTTCCCCCTCATCTTTGGGGGTAAGAAGGATGTGCCCTGCCTCATCCCCTGTGCTATTGACCAG GATCCCTATTTCCGCATGACCCGTGATGTGGCTCCAAGAATCGGGTTGCAAAAGCCAGCCCTTCTGCACTCCACCTTCTTCCCTGCCCTCCATGGAGCCAGCAGTAAAATGAGTGCCTCAGACATGACCTCCTCCATATACCTCACTGATACAGCCAACCAGATCAAGAAAAAG ATCAACAAGTATGCCTTCTCTGGAGGCAAGGACACTGTAGAGGAGCATCGGGAGAAAGGCGGAGACTGTGAGGTGGACGTCTCCTACATGTACCTCACTTTCTTCATGGAGGATGACGACAAGCTGGAGGAGATCCGACAGCAGTATTCCTCAGGCCAGATGCTCACAGGAGAACTGAAGGCTGAGCTGATTAAG GTTTTGCAGAAAATCATGGCCGAGTTCcaggagaagaggaagcaggTCACCGATGAAACTGTCAAACAATTCATGGCACCTCGCAAACTCAACTTTTAA